A part of Streptomyces sp. DSM 40750 genomic DNA contains:
- a CDS encoding spermidine synthase → MGRSKKGQGRRGQGADAVVEAVDGGLAELLPDRDRARAWTLLVDGAPQSHVDLDDPAYLSFEYQRRLGHVIDLAAPAGRPVHAVHLGGGAFTLARYVAATRPRSTQQVVERDAALVQLVRRELPLDPNARIRVRSTDAREGLAKVPDGWADLVIADVFSAARTPAHLTSTEFLTDVRRVVKPGGFYAANLADGPPLAHLRGQIATAAVVFPELALVADPTVLRGKRFGNAVLVASDQPLPVAELTRRAASDPHPGRVEHGRALTDFTGGAVPVTDAGAVASPAPPSSAFR, encoded by the coding sequence ATGGGCAGGTCGAAGAAGGGGCAGGGGCGGCGGGGGCAAGGGGCCGACGCCGTGGTCGAGGCGGTCGACGGGGGGCTTGCCGAACTGCTTCCGGATCGGGATCGTGCGCGGGCTTGGACGTTGCTCGTCGACGGGGCGCCGCAGTCGCATGTCGATCTCGATGATCCGGCGTATCTCTCCTTCGAGTACCAGCGTCGGCTCGGGCATGTCATCGATCTCGCCGCCCCGGCCGGGCGGCCCGTACACGCCGTGCACCTCGGCGGGGGTGCCTTCACCCTCGCCCGGTATGTGGCCGCCACGCGGCCCCGGTCCACCCAGCAGGTCGTCGAACGGGACGCCGCGCTCGTCCAACTGGTCCGGCGGGAGCTGCCGTTGGACCCGAACGCGCGGATACGGGTGCGGTCGACGGACGCCCGCGAAGGGCTCGCGAAGGTGCCGGACGGGTGGGCGGACCTGGTGATCGCGGATGTGTTCAGCGCGGCACGCACCCCGGCGCATCTGACGTCGACGGAATTCCTCACCGACGTACGGCGGGTGGTGAAGCCCGGCGGGTTCTACGCCGCCAACCTCGCCGACGGCCCGCCGCTCGCCCATCTGCGCGGTCAGATCGCCACCGCGGCCGTCGTCTTCCCGGAGCTGGCGCTGGTCGCCGACCCCACCGTGCTGCGGGGCAAACGATTCGGCAACGCGGTGCTCGTCGCCTCCGACCAGCCGCTGCCCGTCGCCGAACTGACCCGCCGCGCCGCCTCCGACCCGCACCCCGGCCGCGTCGAACACGGCAGGGCGCTCACCGACTTCACGGGTGGCGCGGTGCCGGTGACGGACGCGGGGGCGGTGGCCTCGCCCGCGCCGCCGTCGTCGGCGTTCCGCTGA
- a CDS encoding AMP-binding protein, whose product MRPHVVPFARDLAAHGDRVALHTPTGEVTYRALAERVATTTERLGPVRRLVLLAGANRADALVTYLAALSTGHPVLLVPGDSDEALASLTAAYAPDVVARPGTDGTWTLAEHHPGTAHTLHPDLALLLSTSGSTGSPKLVRLSHENLQANAESIAGYLGITDTDRAATSLPMHYCYGLSVIHSHLLRGAGLLLTERSVTDDAFWTEFRAARATSLAGVPYTFDLLDRIGFDRMELPRLRRVTQAGGRFAPERVAHYAELGRRSGWDLFVMYGQTEATARMAYLPPHLATARPEAVGVPIPGGSFHLRPIDGDESGVGVDRESSDVGEDDHGRDAGESNHGPDVGELVYTGPNVMLGYAESPADLALGRAITELRTGDLARQAPDGLYEIVGRRSRFAKILGLRIDPQRVEVALERHGVKAYCTGDGDELAITATGTTAEEPRLRRLVAESCGLPPRAIRLRTFPEAQLPHLASGKPDYAAVRRLTRPTTPTSTPARTSTPASESECATTPTHPTDDGRATDDGSPTDDGSPTPDGRVTTDASGTTDASRTADGRTTAHRRPTDDLRALYAEILDRADVNEESTFVGLGGDSLSYVEMSLRLERALGTLPPDWHTRPIRDLRPSPASPASTATTAEEQPPPAPTGLRRSLETGIALRAVGIVLIVGSHIELFTLQGAAHVLIGVAGYNFARFHLTDAEHRERVRHLWRSIARIAVPSAVWITGAVVVTGLYDPANALLLNSLVDQGVERHEWHYWFIEALLYFLVALAVLTAFPLLDRLERRYAFGVPLALLAVGLLGRYDLPGLAPARFHLGPTVVFWLFALGWAAARASTARQRGLLTAALLLATPGLFQPDQHLRTVLVITGLTLLIWVPTLPSLGPLNRLAGLLAGSSLYIYLTHFQVYPHLQHDFPALALLASLLVGIAYAAVATRVIRAVRWP is encoded by the coding sequence GTGCGACCGCACGTGGTGCCCTTCGCACGCGACCTCGCGGCGCACGGCGACCGTGTCGCCCTGCACACCCCCACGGGTGAGGTCACCTACCGCGCCCTCGCCGAGCGTGTCGCCACCACCACCGAGCGGCTCGGCCCCGTACGGCGACTGGTGCTGCTGGCCGGCGCCAACCGCGCGGACGCGCTGGTCACCTACCTGGCCGCCCTCTCCACCGGCCACCCCGTGCTGCTCGTCCCCGGTGACAGCGACGAGGCCCTCGCCTCCCTCACGGCCGCCTACGCCCCGGACGTCGTGGCCCGCCCGGGCACCGACGGCACCTGGACCCTCGCCGAGCACCACCCCGGCACGGCCCACACCCTCCACCCGGACCTCGCCCTCCTGCTGAGCACCTCCGGCTCCACGGGCTCACCCAAACTCGTACGGCTCTCGCACGAGAACCTCCAGGCCAACGCCGAGTCCATAGCCGGCTACCTCGGCATCACCGACACCGACCGGGCGGCCACCAGCCTCCCGATGCACTACTGCTACGGCCTGTCCGTCATCCACAGCCATCTGCTGCGCGGTGCCGGGCTGCTCCTCACCGAGCGGTCGGTCACGGACGACGCCTTCTGGACGGAGTTCCGCGCCGCCCGCGCCACCTCCCTCGCCGGGGTGCCGTACACCTTCGACCTCCTCGACCGGATCGGCTTCGACCGGATGGAGCTGCCGCGGCTGCGCCGGGTCACCCAGGCCGGGGGCCGGTTCGCGCCCGAACGCGTCGCCCACTACGCGGAGTTGGGGCGCCGCTCCGGCTGGGACCTGTTCGTCATGTACGGCCAGACCGAGGCCACGGCCCGCATGGCGTACCTCCCGCCCCACCTCGCCACCGCCCGCCCCGAGGCCGTCGGGGTTCCCATCCCCGGCGGCTCGTTCCACCTGCGACCGATCGACGGCGACGAATCGGGCGTGGGTGTCGACCGCGAGAGTTCGGATGTGGGCGAGGACGACCACGGCCGGGATGCGGGTGAAAGCAATCACGGCCCGGACGTGGGCGAGCTGGTGTACACGGGCCCCAACGTGATGCTCGGCTACGCGGAAAGCCCCGCCGACCTCGCCCTCGGCCGCGCCATCACCGAACTCCGCACCGGCGACCTCGCCCGGCAGGCCCCCGACGGCCTCTACGAGATCGTCGGCCGCCGCAGCCGCTTCGCGAAGATCCTCGGCCTGCGCATCGACCCCCAGCGCGTCGAGGTGGCGCTGGAACGGCACGGCGTCAAGGCGTACTGCACCGGCGATGGCGACGAGTTGGCCATCACCGCCACCGGCACCACCGCCGAGGAGCCCCGCCTCCGGCGACTGGTGGCGGAGTCCTGCGGCCTCCCGCCCCGAGCGATCCGCCTCCGCACATTCCCCGAGGCCCAACTCCCTCACCTTGCCTCCGGCAAGCCCGACTACGCGGCGGTACGCCGCCTGACACGACCGACGACACCGACGTCCACGCCGGCACGGACGTCCACGCCGGCATCGGAGTCCGAGTGCGCGACGACGCCGACACACCCCACCGACGATGGGCGCGCCACGGACGACGGGAGCCCCACGGACGACGGGAGCCCCACACCGGATGGGCGCGTCACGACTGACGCAAGCGGCACGACCGACGCAAGCCGCACGGCCGACGGGCGCACGACGGCCCATAGGCGCCCCACAGACGACCTGCGCGCCCTCTACGCCGAGATCCTCGACCGCGCCGACGTCAACGAGGAGAGCACCTTCGTCGGCCTCGGCGGCGACTCCCTCTCCTACGTCGAGATGTCCCTCCGCCTGGAGCGGGCACTCGGCACTCTCCCACCCGACTGGCACACCCGCCCGATCCGCGACCTGCGCCCCTCTCCGGCCTCGCCGGCCTCGACCGCGACGACAGCCGAGGAGCAGCCGCCGCCCGCTCCCACCGGACTTCGCCGCTCCCTGGAAACCGGCATCGCCCTGCGCGCCGTCGGTATCGTCCTGATCGTCGGCTCCCACATCGAGCTGTTCACTCTCCAGGGCGCCGCCCACGTCCTGATCGGCGTCGCGGGCTACAACTTCGCCCGCTTCCACCTCACCGACGCCGAACACCGAGAACGCGTACGGCACTTGTGGCGCAGCATCGCCCGCATCGCCGTGCCGAGCGCGGTGTGGATCACCGGCGCCGTCGTCGTGACCGGTCTCTACGACCCCGCCAACGCCCTCCTCCTCAACAGCCTCGTCGACCAGGGCGTCGAACGACACGAGTGGCACTACTGGTTCATCGAGGCACTGCTCTACTTCCTGGTCGCCCTGGCCGTGTTGACGGCCTTCCCCCTGCTGGACCGCCTGGAGCGCCGATACGCGTTCGGTGTGCCGCTCGCCCTGCTGGCCGTCGGCCTCCTCGGCCGCTACGACCTGCCCGGCCTGGCGCCCGCCCGCTTCCACCTCGGCCCCACCGTTGTCTTCTGGCTCTTCGCCCTGGGCTGGGCGGCGGCCCGCGCGAGCACGGCCCGGCAACGCGGGCTCCTGACCGCCGCCCTCCTGCTCGCCACCCCCGGCCTCTTCCAACCGGACCAACACCTGCGCACGGTCCTCGTGATCACCGGTCTGACCCTGCTGATCTGGGTCCCCACCCTCCCCAGCCTCGGCCCCCTCAACCGCCTCGCCGGCCTTCTCGCCGGCAGCTCCCTCTACATCTACCTGACCCACTTCCAGGTCTACCCCCACCTCCAACACGACTTTCCCGCCCTCGCTCTCCTCGCCTCCTTGCTGGTGGGCATCGCGTACGCGGCAGTGGCGACGCGGGTGATACGGGCGGTGCGGTGGCCGTGA
- a CDS encoding sensor histidine kinase, translating into MRWALVKVCVAVTTMVVVAFAVPLGLVIKEMARDRAFSNAEREAAAIAPALSITTDREQLERVVASAGADDGMAVHLPAGGDGAAAIDLGRQRASDKDIATVRKLGRASTTEVAGGSTLLQPTALSSGEIAVVEVYVPESEVSNGLAMAWAVLAGVGAALIVGSVAVADRLGVRMVRPAQRLVESAHELGEGQLGARVPEEGPKELRLAAVAFNAMADQVVQLLANERELAADLSHRLRTPLTVLRLNAASLGDGPAAEQTRAAVEQLEREVDTIIRTAREAKPQTAAAGPGAGCDAAEVVRERMAFWSALAEDEGRKWRVAGVERPVRIPVARADLAAALDALLGNVFRHTAEGTAFAVDVHNGEDAVIVLVSDAGPGIADPEAAMARGRGSGSDGSTGLGLDIVRRLAESTGGDVRIGSSVLGGTEVRIWIQLGGEDGRATVRRGHRGAVRRRGHTRLVSVFK; encoded by the coding sequence ATGAGGTGGGCGCTGGTCAAGGTGTGCGTGGCGGTGACGACGATGGTCGTGGTCGCCTTCGCGGTTCCGCTCGGGCTGGTCATCAAGGAGATGGCACGGGACCGGGCCTTCTCCAACGCCGAGCGGGAGGCGGCCGCGATCGCCCCGGCCCTCTCCATCACCACCGACCGGGAGCAACTGGAGCGGGTCGTCGCCTCGGCGGGGGCGGACGACGGGATGGCGGTGCACCTACCGGCGGGCGGCGACGGGGCCGCCGCGATCGATCTCGGGCGGCAGCGGGCCTCCGACAAGGACATCGCCACCGTGCGGAAGCTGGGCCGGGCGTCCACCACCGAGGTGGCGGGCGGGTCCACGCTGCTCCAGCCCACCGCGCTCAGCTCCGGCGAGATAGCGGTCGTCGAGGTGTATGTGCCCGAGTCCGAGGTGAGCAACGGGCTCGCCATGGCATGGGCGGTGCTCGCCGGGGTGGGTGCCGCGCTGATCGTCGGCTCGGTCGCGGTGGCCGACCGGCTCGGGGTGCGCATGGTCCGGCCCGCCCAGCGGCTGGTCGAGAGCGCGCACGAACTGGGGGAGGGGCAACTGGGCGCGCGTGTACCGGAGGAGGGGCCGAAGGAGCTGCGGCTGGCGGCGGTGGCGTTCAACGCGATGGCCGACCAGGTGGTCCAGCTACTGGCGAACGAAAGGGAGTTGGCGGCCGATCTGTCGCACCGCCTGCGCACACCGCTGACGGTGCTGCGGCTCAACGCGGCCTCGCTCGGCGACGGGCCGGCGGCCGAGCAGACCCGGGCCGCGGTGGAGCAGTTGGAGCGGGAGGTCGACACGATCATCCGGACGGCGCGGGAGGCCAAGCCGCAGACCGCGGCGGCCGGGCCGGGCGCCGGGTGCGACGCGGCCGAGGTGGTCCGGGAGCGGATGGCGTTCTGGTCGGCGCTCGCGGAGGACGAGGGCCGCAAGTGGCGGGTGGCCGGGGTCGAGCGCCCGGTGCGCATACCCGTCGCCCGGGCCGACCTGGCAGCCGCCCTGGACGCCCTCCTCGGCAATGTCTTCCGGCACACGGCGGAGGGCACCGCGTTCGCGGTGGACGTTCACAACGGCGAGGACGCGGTGATCGTCCTGGTCTCCGACGCCGGCCCGGGCATAGCCGACCCCGAGGCCGCCATGGCCCGTGGCCGGGGCTCCGGCAGCGACGGCTCCACCGGTCTGGGCCTCGACATCGTCCGCCGACTCGCCGAGTCGACCGGCGGCGATGTACGGATCGGGTCGTCGGTGCTGGGCGGCACCGAGGTGCGGATCTGGATCCAACTGGGCGGTGAGGACGGGCGGGCGACCGTGCGGAGGGGGCATCGAGGGGCGGTGCGGCGGCGCGGACACACCAGGTTGGTCTCGGTCTTCAAGTAG
- a CDS encoding response regulator transcription factor codes for MASVLVVEDDQFVRSALIRHLTDAAHVVRSVGTALEALREVAHFRFDVVILDLGLPDLDGSEALKMLRGITDVPVIIATARDDETEIVRLLNAGADDYLTKPFSVEHLSARIAAVLRRSRASAGEAPPSPVIRVGGLAIDPLRRQAELDGVRLDLTRREFDLLAFLAGRPGVVVPRKELLAEVWQQSYGDDQTIDVHLSWLRRKLGETAAKPRYLHTLRGVGVKLEPPGAGARP; via the coding sequence ATGGCAAGTGTGCTCGTGGTCGAGGACGACCAGTTCGTACGCTCGGCGCTGATCAGGCATCTGACGGACGCCGCACACGTCGTGCGCAGCGTCGGTACTGCCCTGGAGGCGCTGCGCGAGGTCGCCCATTTCCGTTTCGACGTGGTGATCCTCGATCTCGGGCTGCCCGATCTGGACGGCTCCGAGGCGCTGAAGATGCTGCGCGGCATCACGGACGTACCGGTGATCATCGCCACCGCGCGGGACGACGAGACGGAGATCGTGCGGCTGTTGAACGCGGGCGCGGACGACTATCTGACCAAGCCGTTCTCGGTCGAGCACCTGTCCGCCCGGATCGCCGCCGTACTGCGCCGCTCCCGCGCCTCCGCCGGGGAGGCACCCCCGTCGCCGGTCATCCGCGTCGGCGGCCTCGCGATCGATCCGCTGCGCCGCCAGGCCGAGCTGGACGGCGTTCGACTCGACCTCACCCGGCGCGAGTTCGACCTGCTCGCGTTCCTCGCCGGCCGGCCCGGCGTCGTCGTGCCGCGCAAGGAGCTGCTGGCCGAGGTGTGGCAGCAGTCGTACGGGGACGACCAGACCATCGACGTCCATCTGTCGTGGCTGCGGCGGAAGTTGGGGGAGACGGCGGCGAAGCCCCGCTATCTGCACACGCTGCGGGGGGTCGGCGTGAAGCTGGAGCCGCCGGGGGCGGGGGCGCGGCCATGA